The Mya arenaria isolate MELC-2E11 chromosome 16, ASM2691426v1 genome includes a window with the following:
- the LOC128222307 gene encoding uncharacterized protein LOC128222307 codes for MQASTGFEKFITGGLINTGHVSGVLLLTRQGQTMYSFGDLQHLPQEEVKQFLSLFERYSSEGLANKDFHISPPKRRGWIFKTYQRTFSSVYATCSRDSGGLTVCNLPYGILICVYGPTTLPGEAIKAIENFCDVMRR; via the exons atgcaGGCATCAACTGGATTCGAGAAGTTCATTACAG GTGGACTTATCAATACTGGCCATGTTAGTGGGGTGTTGTTACTGACCAGACAGGGACAGACCATGTACAGTTTTGGAGATCTACAACATCTTCCACAG GAAGAAGTGAAGCAGTTCCTTAGCTTGTTTGAAAGATATTCATCCGAGGGTCTAGCAAACAAAGACTTCCACATTTCTCCACCCAAGAGAAGGGGATGGATCTTTAAAACATATCAGAGAACATTTTCAag TGTATATGCAACGTGTAGCCGGGATTCAGGAGGACTTACTGTGTGTAATCTCCCGTATGGTATTCTCATATGTGTGTATGGACCTACGACTTTGCCCGGAGAAGCAATAAAAGCCATCGAGAATTTCTGTGATGTCATGAGAAGATAG
- the LOC128222440 gene encoding monocarboxylate transporter 12-like, which translates to MVEIEEKIDHPCDEDIPLQSKESRGECSTNGGKGSEDERPGEEVEVTNILIDLSEDKVPDGGWGWMIVFGAFLVHALMGGFERSNGVFYLQFKEKFNRSATETAWLLSIFSTLRLAMGPVASALCNKFSCRFVVILGSAICTLGVLISAFMPDLPYLYLTYGVLGGVGRSFTYTPSLIIVGYYFNKKRGLAVGLATSGVGIGCFVFPPVVEIMFNHYGFEGTLLILSGVISNFFICGVLFRSLELHKKIMKQDRIKKMRKECSTKGEPVENLLPVSMVTRQQNLLSSQSAAKMSSAIEITANYKIEASKTSIFRRKLSHVKTAIKGKDKPKTEKEKKPLLELSLFKNFGFTALCLQLFLYTLAFNLTFVFLPALAKEKGISQLDGAWLLSVLGIFDGIARVAMSTVLDLKRVKPYRLIIYNGVMFGNAIVSIMLPSMTKFWHFAVMSGLFGLLSGTYISQKSVVVVDVLGVESLSSSFGLLLLFQGLSALIGPTVGGLFKDMLGSYDMAFYFGSIGIILGGLVMGVGNVWIYRQKRRQREADTQTTDR; encoded by the exons ATGGTGGAAATAGAGGAAAAAATAGACCATCCTTGTGATGAAGACATACCACTGCAAAGTAAGGAATCCCGTGGCGAATGTTCCACCAATGGAGGGAAAGGTTCTGAAGATGAAAGGCCGGGCGAAGAGGTGGAGGTGACCAATATATTGATAGATTTGAGCGAAGATAAAGTACCAGATGGAGGATGGGGATGGATGATTGTCTTCGGAGCTTTTCTGGTTCATGCACTCATGG GAGGGTTTGAGAGGTCCAATGGTGTGTTTTACCTGCAGTTTAAGGAGAAGTTCAACCGCTCGGCCACCGAGACTGCCTGGCTTCTATCCATATTCTCAACACTTAGGCTTGCAATGG GTCCTGTAGCCAGTGCCCTATGTAACAAGTTTTCCTGCCGGTTTGTGGTGATCCTGGGCTCGGCGATCTGCACCCTGGGTGTGCTGATCTCAGCCTTCATGCCCGACTTGCCCTATTTATACCTGACATACGGGGTACTAGGGGGAGTGGGGAGGTCCTTCACATATACACCCAGTCTCATCATTGTGGGCTactactttaataaaaaaagag GTTTGGCGGTTGGTTTGGCCACTTCCGGAGTTGGCATCGGATGTTTCGTGTTCCCTCCTGTGGTAGAGATCATGTTCAACCACTATGGGTTTGAAGGAACGCTCCTCATCTTATCTGGAGTGATCAGCAACTTCTTTATTTGTGGCGTCTTGTTTAGGTCACTTGAGCTGCACAAGAAAATTATGAAACAAGACAG aaTTAAAAAGATGCGGAAAGAATGTTCTACAAAAGGCGAACCAGTTGAAAATTTGTTACCAGTTTCCATGGTAACCAGACAACAGAACCTCCTCTCATCGCAGTCAGCCGCCAAAATGTCATCCGCAATCGAAATAACTGCAAACTACAAAATTGAAGCATCCAAGACTTCTATATTTAGGAGAAAATTATCACATGTGAAAACAGCTATAAAAGGGAAGGATAAAccaaaaacagaaaaagaaaagaaacctCTCTTGGAACTCTCACTTTTCAAAAATTTTGGTTTTACCGCTTTGTGTTTACAGTTATTTTTGTACACTTTAGCTTTCAATTTGACGTTTGTTTTCTTACCAGCGTTAGCCAAAGAAAAGGGCATATCTCAACTAGATGGTGCGTGGTTATTGTCAGTCTTGGGCATTTTTGACGGCATTGCTAGAGTAGCAATGTCAACAGTGCTTGATCTAAAGAGAGTAAAACCTTACCGGCTTATTATCTACAATGGGGTCATGTTTGGAAATGCCATAGTCTCCATAATGCTGCCATCAATGACCAAATTCTGGCACTTTGCCGTTATGAGTGGATTGTTTGGCCTTCTGTCAGGGACATACATTTCACAGAAATCGGTTGTGGTGGTGGACGTCCTGGGGGTTGAGTCTCTTTCAAGCTCCTTCGGACTACTGCTCCTCTTTCAGGGACTCAGTGCTCTTATTGGGCCAACTGTCGGAG GTTTATTTAAAGACATGCTAGGAAGCTATGACATGGCGTTTTATTTTGGCTCAATTGGAATCATTCTTGGAGGCCTAGTGATGGGGGTGGGAAATGTATGGATATATCGCCAGAAACGCAGGCAACGAGAAGCCGATACACAGACAACAGACAGATGA